One stretch of Agelaius phoeniceus isolate bAgePho1 chromosome W unlocalized genomic scaffold, bAgePho1.hap1 SUPER_W_unloc_2, whole genome shotgun sequence DNA includes these proteins:
- the LOC143692765 gene encoding olfactory receptor 14A16-like, translated as MSNSSSINHFLLLALADTRQLQLLHFCLLLGISLAALLGNGLIISAVACGHHLHTPMFFFLLNLALADLGSICTTVPKAMHNSLWDTRNISYTGCAAQVFYFLFFISAEFSLLTIMCYDRYVSICKPLHYGTLLGSRACAHMAAAAWASGFLFSLLHTANTFSLPLCHGNALGQFFCEIPQILKLSCSKSYLRELGLIALSAFLGLGCFVFIVFSYVQIFRAVLRIPSEQGRHKAFSTCLPHLAVVSLFISTGTFAYLKPLSMSSPSLDLSVSVLYSVVPPALNPLIYSLRNQELKAAVWRVMTGWFQKH; from the coding sequence atgtccaacagcagctccatcaatcacttcctcctgctggcattggcagacacgcggcagctgcagctcctgcacttctgcctcttgctgggcatctccctggctgccctcctgggcaacggcctcatcatcagcgccgtagcctgcggccaccacctgcacacgcccatgttcttcttcctgctcaacctggccctcgctgacctgggctccatctgcaccactgtccccaaagctatgcacaattccctctgggacaccaggaacatctcctacactggatgcgCTGCACAGgtcttttactttcttttctttatctcagcagagttttccctcctgaccatcatgtgctacgaccgctacgtgtccatctgcaaacccctgcactacgggaccctcctgggcagcagagcttgtgcccacatggcagcagctgcctgggccagtggcttcctcttttcactgctgcacacggccaatacattttccctgcccctgtgccatggcaatgccctgggccagttcttctgtgaaatccctcagatcctcaagctctcctgctccaaatcctacctcagaGAGCTTGGGCTCATTGCTCTTAGTGCTTTTTTAGGacttggctgttttgtgttcattgttttctcctatgtgcagatcttcagggctgtgctgaggatcccctctgagcagggacggcacaaagccttttccacctgcctccctcacctggctgtggtctctctgTTCATCAGCACTGGCACATTTGCTTACCTGAAGCCCTtatccatgtcctccccatccctggatctgtcaGTGTCAGTTCtatactcagtggtgcctccagccctgaaccccctcatctacagcctgaggaaccaggagctcaaggctgcagtgtggagagtgatgactggatggtttcagaaacattaa